From the Acinetobacter wanghuae genome, one window contains:
- the prpF gene encoding 2-methylaconitate cis-trans isomerase PrpF — protein MSVKSQIKIPATYMRGGTSKGVFFKRDDLPLAAQQPGTIRDQILLRVIGSPDPYAKQIDGMGGASSSTSKTVIITKSERHDHDVDYLFGQVAIDRPFVDWSGNCGNLTAAVGSFAIRNGLVDDKRIPENGLCTVRIWQANIEKTIIAHVPISNGQVQELGEFELDGVTFPAAEVKIEFLDPAEDDADGGSMFPTGNVTDLLDVPDFGTFEVTMINAGIPTVFLKASDLGYDGRELQDAINSDAKALQKFETIRAHAAQKMGLIQTLSEAETRQHTPKIAFVAEPKSYTSSSGKNIAATEIDVSVRALSMGKLHHAMMGTAAVAIGTAAAIPGTLVNLAAGGGSRESVRFGHPSGTLTVGAQAEQINGEWTVKKAIMSRSARVLMEGWVHVPEDVLSA, from the coding sequence ATGAGTGTTAAAAGCCAAATCAAAATTCCTGCAACTTATATGCGTGGTGGGACCAGTAAAGGCGTATTTTTTAAACGTGATGATTTGCCACTTGCCGCACAGCAGCCGGGAACCATTAGAGATCAAATTTTACTGCGTGTTATCGGGAGTCCAGACCCTTATGCTAAACAAATTGATGGCATGGGTGGAGCAAGCTCAAGTACTAGTAAAACCGTAATTATTACCAAATCTGAACGTCACGATCACGATGTAGATTATTTATTTGGACAAGTCGCGATCGATCGACCTTTTGTCGATTGGAGCGGAAACTGTGGCAATCTCACCGCCGCCGTCGGTTCTTTTGCCATTCGTAATGGGTTAGTTGATGACAAGCGTATTCCTGAAAATGGTTTATGTACGGTACGCATTTGGCAAGCCAATATTGAAAAAACCATTATTGCACATGTGCCTATTTCTAACGGACAGGTGCAAGAATTGGGAGAGTTTGAGCTCGATGGTGTGACCTTTCCTGCAGCAGAAGTAAAAATTGAATTTCTTGATCCTGCCGAAGATGATGCGGATGGCGGCTCAATGTTTCCGACAGGCAATGTCACAGATTTGTTAGATGTGCCTGATTTCGGTACTTTTGAAGTGACCATGATCAATGCCGGGATTCCAACAGTGTTTCTGAAAGCATCAGATTTGGGTTATGACGGTAGAGAATTGCAAGATGCAATTAATAGTGATGCTAAAGCTTTACAGAAATTTGAAACCATTCGTGCTCATGCTGCACAAAAGATGGGTTTAATTCAAACCCTTTCTGAAGCCGAAACACGCCAACATACGCCAAAGATTGCTTTTGTGGCGGAACCTAAAAGCTATACCTCTTCAAGTGGTAAAAATATTGCTGCAACAGAAATTGATGTATCTGTACGTGCTTTATCAATGGGGAAATTACATCATGCCATGATGGGAACGGCAGCAGTGGCGATTGGTACAGCTGCAGCTATTCCGGGCACTTTGGTGAATTTGGCTGCAGGTGGAGGGTCACGTGAATCGGTACGTTTTGGGCATCCATCAGGCACACTGACGGTAGGCGCACAAGCAGAACAAATTAATGGTGAATGGACGGTAAAAAAAGCCATCATGAGCCGCAGTGCTCGGGTATTAATGGAAGGTTGGGTGCACGTTCCTGAAGATGTATTAAGCGCTTAA
- a CDS encoding 1-acyl-sn-glycerol-3-phosphate acyltransferase, with amino-acid sequence MPTAKFPHLPPRVPSRGSKLRRQLFKQLFLAQGWTFQGEFPNLAKAVAIISPHTSNIDAWYGFNALLGLGLDITIFGKDSLFRTPLKPLLQWIGVVPVVRDSPQGKTQQIIHAIQNKQQIWVGMAPEGSRKAPEKIRSGFYHIAHSAGLPIVMFGFDYETKTILILGVYHTTGNYEADLEQIYAHYHGKISAKHPKRIAKPLQKHAKKS; translated from the coding sequence ATGCCTACAGCCAAATTTCCACATTTACCCCCACGTGTTCCGAGTCGTGGTAGCAAGTTAAGACGTCAATTATTTAAACAACTGTTCTTAGCACAGGGTTGGACATTTCAAGGGGAGTTTCCCAATTTAGCCAAAGCGGTTGCCATTATTTCACCGCATACCTCCAATATAGATGCTTGGTATGGTTTTAATGCGCTGTTAGGACTTGGGCTAGACATTACCATCTTTGGCAAAGACAGTTTATTTCGCACCCCACTTAAGCCTCTTTTACAATGGATTGGCGTTGTTCCTGTGGTACGTGATTCTCCGCAAGGAAAAACCCAACAAATTATTCATGCCATTCAAAATAAACAGCAAATTTGGGTCGGCATGGCACCTGAAGGCTCAAGAAAAGCACCAGAGAAAATCCGTAGCGGCTTTTATCATATTGCACATAGTGCAGGGTTACCTATTGTCATGTTTGGCTTTGATTATGAGACGAAAACCATTTTGATTTTGGGTGTGTATCACACCACAGGCAATTATGAAGCTGACTTAGAGCAGATTTATGCCCATTATCATGGCAAAATTTCAGCAAAACATCCTAAACGTATCGCAAAACCGTTACAAAAGCATGCCAAAAAAAGCTAG
- a CDS encoding amino acid permease: MNNKSSQLQRGLKNRHIQLIAMGGAIGTGLFLGSAQVIQSAGPSIILGYAIGGFIAFLIMRQLGEMIVHEPVAGSFSHFAYKYWGKFPGFLAGWNYWILYILVAMTELTAVAKYINYWWPFIPAWASVLFFFVVITLVNLGNVKFYGESEFWLSIIKVTAVISMIIFGVYLLVTAGSDSTASFSNLWTAGGFFPNGFEGLFYMLAFLMFAFGGIELIGMAAAEAENPEKTIPKAINQVVFRILIFYVGALTILLSLVPWNQLELGGLDKSPFVMIFSQLGIDWAAHLLNFIILTAALSVYNSGMYANSRMLFGLAQQGNAPKVFMKVNKQGTPIPAVLFSAVLIFGCVILNYFVPEDALSHLIYVVVGALVLNWAMISLTHFKFIQGMKKLGQTTKFPALWSPFSNFLVLGFIATILYIMWTQGFKESVLMIPIWVVVMFILFKLLNTKKA; this comes from the coding sequence TTGAATAACAAATCGTCACAACTTCAGCGTGGCTTAAAGAACCGTCATATCCAATTGATCGCCATGGGCGGTGCAATTGGTACAGGCTTATTCTTAGGTTCCGCACAGGTCATACAATCTGCTGGTCCTTCCATTATTTTGGGCTATGCCATTGGTGGCTTCATTGCATTTCTAATTATGCGTCAATTAGGGGAAATGATTGTTCATGAACCAGTCGCAGGTTCGTTTAGTCATTTTGCTTATAAATATTGGGGCAAGTTTCCGGGATTTCTTGCTGGTTGGAACTACTGGATTTTATATATTTTAGTAGCCATGACCGAGCTGACTGCCGTTGCCAAATATATTAACTACTGGTGGCCTTTCATTCCTGCGTGGGCATCTGTACTGTTCTTTTTCGTCGTGATTACGCTGGTCAATTTGGGCAATGTCAAATTTTATGGTGAATCAGAATTTTGGCTGTCGATCATTAAAGTGACTGCAGTCATTTCCATGATTATCTTCGGGGTTTACTTACTAGTAACTGCGGGTTCAGATTCAACTGCATCATTTAGTAATTTATGGACCGCGGGTGGCTTTTTCCCGAATGGCTTTGAAGGTCTGTTCTACATGCTAGCATTCTTAATGTTTGCTTTCGGTGGGATTGAACTGATTGGTATGGCGGCAGCTGAGGCTGAAAATCCTGAAAAAACGATTCCTAAAGCTATTAATCAAGTAGTGTTCCGGATCTTGATTTTCTATGTGGGTGCCTTGACTATTCTCTTGTCACTTGTGCCTTGGAATCAACTTGAACTCGGTGGTTTAGATAAAAGTCCGTTCGTTATGATCTTTAGCCAATTGGGTATTGATTGGGCTGCACACTTACTTAACTTTATTATTTTAACTGCTGCACTTTCTGTTTATAACAGCGGTATGTATGCCAATAGCCGTATGTTGTTTGGTTTAGCACAGCAAGGCAATGCGCCAAAAGTATTCATGAAAGTGAATAAACAAGGGACTCCGATTCCTGCTGTTTTATTCTCAGCCGTTTTAATCTTTGGTTGCGTGATCTTGAACTACTTTGTTCCTGAAGATGCGTTAAGTCATTTGATTTACGTGGTTGTGGGTGCTTTGGTCTTAAACTGGGCAATGATTAGCTTAACCCATTTCAAGTTTATTCAAGGGATGAAAAAATTAGGGCAAACGACTAAGTTCCCTGCACTTTGGTCGCCATTTAGTAATTTCTTGGTATTGGGCTTTATTGCAACCATTTTATATATCATGTGGACACAAGGCTTTAAAGAATCAGTTCTCATGATTCCGATTTGGGTTGTTGTCATGTTTATCCTGTTTAAATTATTGAACACAAAAAAAGCATAA
- a CDS encoding polyprenyl synthetase family protein, translated as MSSTPDLSTHPLTQAQHRIHQDLLTALDAFAIPEPLKSAVHHAVMLGGKRVRPALCYATAALKPNQNTAAVRRAAVAIEFIHCYSLVHDDLPCMDNDLLRRGQPTCHVAFGEDTALLAGDILQSMAFEILGSRLFDQTYAVEASIVLKQMQILATASSKMVNGQVMDLQAEGQHIDQAALEKIHRNKTGALITAAVMMAAVTIFEGTDIAIPKLREFSQAIGLAFQVQDDILDIISETEVLGKTAGKDEQVDKSTYPALMGLEAAQQYAQALHTQAIAALTHLDAHADELLQITQFLLHRKS; from the coding sequence GTGTCATCTACTCCTGATCTGTCAACTCATCCATTGACGCAAGCACAACATCGTATTCATCAAGATTTACTGACAGCATTAGATGCCTTTGCCATTCCTGAACCATTAAAGTCTGCTGTACATCATGCGGTGATGCTGGGTGGTAAACGTGTTCGTCCAGCACTTTGTTATGCCACAGCGGCACTTAAGCCCAATCAAAATACTGCGGCTGTGCGTCGTGCTGCAGTGGCCATTGAGTTTATACATTGTTATTCATTGGTCCATGATGATTTACCGTGTATGGACAATGATTTACTGCGCCGTGGACAACCGACCTGTCATGTCGCGTTTGGTGAAGATACGGCGTTGCTTGCTGGTGATATTTTACAATCGATGGCATTCGAGATTTTAGGTAGTCGCTTATTTGATCAAACTTATGCAGTTGAAGCGTCGATTGTATTAAAGCAAATGCAAATTTTGGCAACGGCTTCGTCGAAAATGGTCAATGGTCAGGTCATGGATTTACAAGCAGAAGGTCAGCACATTGATCAAGCAGCCTTAGAAAAGATTCATCGCAATAAAACAGGTGCATTGATTACCGCAGCAGTGATGATGGCAGCGGTCACGATTTTTGAAGGTACGGATATTGCCATTCCGAAATTACGTGAGTTCTCTCAAGCGATTGGTTTAGCATTCCAAGTGCAGGATGATATTTTGGATATTATTTCTGAGACAGAAGTGTTGGGTAAAACTGCCGGTAAAGATGAACAAGTCGATAAATCAACCTATCCTGCACTCATGGGCTTAGAGGCGGCGCAGCAATATGCGCAAGCGTTACATACGCAAGCAATTGCGGCATTGACACATTTGGATGCGCATGCCGATGAATTATTGCAAATCACGCAATTTTTATTGCATCGTAAAAGCTAA
- a CDS encoding MFS transporter gives MQNIYLLLFSLYWAQGLPVGFMTHALPVILRAEGVSLTHIGGFGLLMLPWSIKVFWAPLVDRVGSKRWGHYRSWIIPTQLLTVAVLIGLSFLPITALDQPLYLLAFFMSLLLMNTIGATQDVATDGLAVTRLKGEQQHWGNTFQVVGSRLGFIVGGGAILWLIDALQWQTTFLILAALVFLNTLPILLFKESSVQSQNPTEKVDQARFSLRSYFQYFLNNRTLKRWFLVLITFKLVDGLSGPILKPLMVDLGLSLSQIGVYITMLGAFAALLGAGLAGLCLRFISRAHTLFIFSILKIISMFGYAWLAQQYEAKHTVNEWVIYSINALEDMISAMLLVVMLTLIMQYSRKQYAATDFTFQVAIMATVSGGLYSISGIFADHFGYSLYLNFIVVCSLLSLIPIWIWKKAAKNN, from the coding sequence ATGCAAAATATATATCTGTTGCTGTTTAGCCTATATTGGGCGCAGGGCTTACCCGTTGGCTTTATGACGCATGCTTTGCCAGTTATTTTGCGCGCTGAAGGCGTGTCGCTGACGCATATCGGTGGTTTTGGACTGTTGATGTTGCCTTGGTCCATTAAGGTTTTTTGGGCGCCGTTGGTCGATCGTGTGGGATCAAAACGATGGGGGCATTATCGTAGCTGGATTATTCCGACACAATTATTAACCGTGGCTGTACTCATTGGACTGTCATTTTTACCCATTACTGCTTTAGATCAACCACTGTATTTGCTAGCTTTCTTTATGAGTTTGTTGCTCATGAATACGATTGGTGCAACTCAGGATGTCGCGACCGATGGATTGGCGGTGACAAGATTGAAAGGCGAGCAGCAACATTGGGGTAATACTTTTCAAGTTGTGGGTTCACGTTTAGGTTTTATTGTCGGTGGTGGTGCAATTCTGTGGTTAATTGATGCACTGCAATGGCAAACCACGTTTTTAATACTGGCTGCTTTGGTTTTTTTGAATACGCTGCCCATTTTATTGTTTAAAGAATCATCGGTTCAAAGCCAAAATCCTACCGAAAAAGTAGATCAAGCGCGCTTTAGTCTTCGATCTTATTTTCAATATTTTCTGAACAATCGTACCTTGAAACGTTGGTTCTTGGTTTTAATCACATTTAAGCTGGTTGATGGTCTTTCAGGACCCATTTTAAAGCCATTAATGGTCGATTTAGGCTTAAGTTTAAGCCAAATTGGTGTGTATATCACGATGTTGGGGGCTTTTGCAGCACTGCTGGGGGCGGGACTTGCCGGTCTGTGTCTGCGATTTATATCTCGTGCTCATACACTCTTTATTTTTTCGATTCTAAAAATTATCAGTATGTTTGGTTATGCATGGTTAGCTCAGCAATATGAAGCAAAACATACGGTGAATGAATGGGTGATTTATAGCATCAATGCCTTAGAAGACATGATCTCAGCGATGTTATTGGTGGTGATGCTGACATTAATCATGCAATACAGCCGTAAGCAATATGCGGCTACAGACTTCACTTTTCAGGTAGCAATTATGGCGACGGTAAGTGGTGGTTTATATAGTATCAGCGGTATTTTTGCTGACCATTTTGGCTATAGTCTTTATTTAAACTTCATTGTGGTATGCAGTCTTTTAAGTCTTATTCCAATTTGGATTTGGAAAAAAGCCGCAAAAAATAATTAA
- a CDS encoding porin, with product MKTKLATAIALSLLAGSTFAAPTFYGEIDASIDYLPEDNRAPFKDKDVVELSSNSSFVGLKGEEKLTERLNAVYAIEWAFNSDGEGSDWSQRNRFVGLKDAKLGTLKIGAHDTPLKQLSSPVDTFNNYVGNKADVTGIMTGETRLSNAVVYESPAFAVAEGKVQANVLLATGENKKIEKGNGASKSAGRGLGDTWSASLVYNNPVVVAGLAYDKAVPTTFAGRGFDNATYPEAGQAGLFAAANTLRAIGRVNLDGGLALKALYQTSEVEKADGNADGSEFIDDAQGWLIGAEYNIPTAKAWTVKAQYSQNTTSFTNGKADFDAEQIFVGADYAFNKQVKAYGYAGYLTLEQGSNETKQPVVGTGLEYKF from the coding sequence ATGAAAACTAAGTTAGCGACAGCAATTGCATTAAGCCTTTTGGCGGGGTCAACTTTTGCAGCACCAACATTCTATGGTGAGATTGATGCATCAATTGATTACTTACCTGAAGATAACCGAGCACCATTTAAGGATAAAGACGTTGTTGAACTTAGTTCGAACAGTTCATTTGTTGGCTTAAAAGGTGAAGAGAAACTTACTGAACGTTTAAATGCAGTGTATGCCATTGAATGGGCGTTTAACTCAGATGGCGAAGGCTCTGATTGGTCACAACGTAACCGCTTTGTTGGTTTAAAAGATGCGAAATTAGGTACATTGAAAATTGGTGCACACGATACACCGTTAAAACAACTGTCTAGCCCAGTCGATACGTTTAATAACTATGTTGGTAACAAAGCTGACGTAACAGGCATCATGACAGGCGAAACCCGTTTATCTAACGCTGTAGTTTACGAATCACCAGCTTTTGCAGTTGCTGAAGGTAAAGTTCAAGCAAATGTCTTGCTAGCTACGGGCGAAAACAAAAAAATTGAAAAAGGCAATGGTGCGTCGAAATCAGCAGGTCGTGGTTTAGGCGATACTTGGTCAGCCTCTTTAGTCTATAACAACCCAGTTGTGGTTGCTGGTCTTGCTTATGATAAAGCTGTACCGACAACCTTCGCAGGTCGTGGTTTCGATAACGCAACTTACCCAGAAGCAGGTCAAGCGGGTTTATTTGCTGCGGCAAATACGTTACGTGCGATTGGTCGTGTAAATTTGGACGGTGGTCTTGCACTGAAAGCACTTTATCAAACATCAGAAGTTGAAAAAGCAGACGGTAATGCAGATGGTTCAGAGTTTATCGATGATGCTCAAGGTTGGTTAATTGGTGCTGAATACAATATCCCAACTGCGAAAGCTTGGACTGTGAAAGCACAATATAGCCAAAACACAACTTCATTCACAAATGGTAAAGCAGACTTTGACGCTGAACAAATTTTTGTAGGTGCAGACTATGCATTCAATAAACAAGTGAAAGCATACGGTTATGCAGGTTATTTAACGCTTGAACAAGGTTCAAATGAAACTAAACAACCTGTTGTAGGTACAGGTCTAGAATACAAATTCTAA
- a CDS encoding NfeD family protein — protein MEFVFEPWHWFVLGVVLILSELVLPAFAALWFGVGAILVGVLFWMFPSMGIILQVLIWIFFSVLCTVAWFKYIKPLSTDKTKAGLSREATIGQVGMVIQVNLAHDQIKVRFPMPVLGSDEWNCRTLKTVQVGDRVRVVDILGNELVVQPHTNNYENEKGI, from the coding sequence ATGGAATTCGTTTTTGAACCATGGCATTGGTTTGTCTTGGGCGTGGTGCTGATTTTATCAGAACTGGTTTTGCCCGCATTTGCTGCACTTTGGTTTGGTGTGGGTGCCATTTTAGTCGGTGTGTTATTTTGGATGTTCCCGTCAATGGGTATCATCTTACAAGTGCTGATTTGGATTTTCTTTTCTGTGCTTTGCACCGTGGCGTGGTTTAAATACATTAAGCCACTTTCAACAGATAAAACCAAAGCAGGTTTATCTCGTGAAGCGACTATTGGTCAGGTCGGCATGGTGATTCAAGTCAATCTAGCGCATGACCAGATTAAAGTACGGTTCCCGATGCCAGTCCTTGGCTCAGATGAGTGGAACTGTCGTACGCTGAAAACTGTTCAAGTGGGTGATCGTGTCCGTGTTGTGGACATTCTCGGTAATGAACTGGTCGTTCAACCCCATACAAATAATTATGAAAATGAGAAAGGTATTTAA
- the putP gene encoding sodium/proline symporter PutP — protein MSSLNPTLITFLLYIVLMVVVGLMAYRATTNFSDYILGGRRLGSFVTALSAGASDMSGWLLMGLPGAIYLSGLSEMWIAIGLIIGAWLNWLLVAGRLRVHTEVQNNALTLPDYFSNRFNDQKKVLRIVSAVIILIFFAIYCASGMVAGARLFESMFAMPYSTALWISAIATISYVFIGGFLAVSWTDTIQAGFMIFALLLTPIVAILSFSDLSQVTLALEAARPQAFDFIGNLSFVAILSLLAWGLGYFGQPHILVRFMAADSVKSIPNARRIGMTWMTLCLVGAVAAGFFGIAYFQQHPELAAVVNANPETVFMELTKILFNPWIAGVVLAAILAAVMSTLSCQLLVCSSTLTEDFYKSFLRKNASQKELIWIGRLMVLLISILAIWMAGNPESKVLGLVAYAWAGFGAAFGPLIILSLMWKRMTLNGALAGMVVGAVIVIAWKNLFAATGIYEIIPGFICSFIAIIVVSLMGKAPSKDVTDRFEEAERLYNESK, from the coding sequence ATGAGCTCCCTCAATCCAACATTAATCACCTTTCTTTTATATATTGTGCTGATGGTCGTCGTCGGCTTGATGGCGTACCGTGCCACCACTAACTTTTCTGATTATATTTTAGGGGGTCGCCGTTTAGGTAGTTTTGTCACTGCATTATCTGCAGGCGCATCCGATATGAGTGGTTGGCTTTTAATGGGCTTACCCGGCGCAATTTATCTTTCAGGTTTATCTGAAATGTGGATTGCGATTGGTCTGATCATTGGTGCATGGCTCAACTGGCTTTTGGTTGCAGGTCGCTTACGTGTCCACACCGAAGTGCAAAACAATGCCCTGACCCTGCCCGACTATTTTTCAAATCGTTTTAATGATCAAAAGAAAGTCTTACGTATCGTGTCTGCGGTTATTATCTTAATATTCTTTGCGATTTATTGTGCTTCAGGTATGGTTGCCGGCGCGCGTTTATTCGAAAGTATGTTTGCAATGCCGTATAGCACAGCACTTTGGATCAGTGCGATTGCAACCATCAGTTACGTGTTTATCGGTGGTTTCTTGGCTGTTTCATGGACAGATACCATTCAAGCGGGCTTTATGATTTTCGCGTTATTGTTGACTCCAATCGTCGCAATCTTAAGTTTCTCCGACTTATCGCAAGTGACTTTAGCGCTTGAAGCCGCTCGTCCTCAAGCGTTCGACTTTATTGGCAATCTGAGCTTCGTTGCGATTTTATCGTTATTGGCATGGGGCTTAGGCTACTTTGGTCAACCGCATATTTTGGTACGCTTCATGGCGGCAGATTCAGTGAAATCAATTCCGAATGCACGTCGTATTGGGATGACATGGATGACGCTGTGTTTGGTCGGCGCTGTTGCAGCAGGTTTCTTCGGGATAGCTTATTTCCAACAACATCCTGAACTGGCAGCAGTTGTTAATGCCAATCCTGAAACAGTGTTTATGGAATTGACTAAAATTCTGTTTAATCCATGGATTGCGGGCGTTGTACTTGCCGCTATTTTAGCTGCCGTGATGAGTACACTTAGCTGTCAGCTTTTAGTGTGCTCGAGTACCCTGACTGAAGATTTCTATAAATCATTCTTACGTAAAAATGCCTCGCAAAAAGAATTGATTTGGATCGGTCGTTTGATGGTATTACTAATTTCGATTCTTGCGATTTGGATGGCGGGTAATCCTGAATCTAAAGTACTCGGTCTTGTGGCGTATGCATGGGCAGGTTTCGGTGCGGCATTTGGTCCACTGATTATTTTGTCTTTAATGTGGAAACGCATGACATTAAACGGTGCTTTAGCCGGTATGGTCGTTGGTGCTGTGATCGTGATTGCATGGAAAAATCTATTTGCCGCAACTGGCATTTATGAAATTATCCCCGGCTTTATCTGTTCATTCATTGCAATTATTGTGGTTAGCTTAATGGGCAAAGCCCCAAGTAAAGATGTCACTGATCGTTTTGAAGAAGCAGAACGTCTATATAATGAAAGTAAATAA
- a CDS encoding patatin-like phospholipase family protein, whose translation MKFAFYAPIFAAVFALTACDKATQIPAKTTTIQARQPVIGVALGGGGAKGFAHIGVLKVLESHGIKAKIVTGTSAGSFVGSLYASGKSPYQLQQIALNFKESDIRDLTLNRQGIIQGQKLQDFINKNVANKPIEQFPIRFAAVATRLDNGRRADFIKGNAGQAVRASCSIPNVFVPATIAGTQYVDGGLVSPIPVKTAKAMGADIVIAVDISARPDSSKAVSMFGLLDQTINIMGQQSINEELNQATVVITPKVGHIGTLDLKASNETILEGEKAAQLKIKSIQKAITDFKKSPAAFRPVPQSKF comes from the coding sequence ATGAAATTTGCTTTTTACGCTCCGATTTTTGCTGCGGTATTTGCTTTAACTGCCTGCGATAAAGCCACCCAAATCCCCGCTAAAACCACAACCATTCAAGCACGCCAACCTGTAATTGGGGTTGCCCTTGGCGGCGGCGGTGCTAAAGGTTTTGCGCATATTGGGGTATTAAAAGTACTTGAGTCGCATGGCATCAAAGCGAAAATTGTGACAGGCACCAGTGCGGGGAGTTTCGTCGGCAGTTTATATGCCAGTGGTAAATCACCTTATCAATTACAACAAATCGCACTTAATTTTAAAGAATCTGATATTCGAGATTTGACGTTAAACCGTCAAGGCATCATTCAAGGTCAAAAGCTGCAAGACTTCATTAATAAAAATGTTGCGAATAAACCGATTGAACAATTTCCTATTCGCTTTGCTGCGGTTGCGACACGTTTAGACAATGGTCGTCGAGCTGATTTCATCAAAGGCAATGCAGGTCAAGCCGTACGTGCATCTTGCAGTATTCCAAATGTATTTGTTCCTGCCACAATTGCAGGTACTCAATATGTCGATGGTGGCTTGGTCAGCCCTATTCCGGTCAAAACTGCAAAAGCGATGGGTGCCGATATTGTGATTGCTGTCGATATTTCAGCGCGTCCGGACAGTTCTAAGGCTGTGAGTATGTTTGGTTTGCTCGATCAAACCATCAATATTATGGGACAGCAAAGTATCAATGAAGAATTGAATCAAGCGACTGTGGTGATTACACCGAAAGTTGGTCATATTGGTACTTTAGACTTAAAGGCGAGCAATGAAACCATTTTAGAAGGTGAAAAAGCAGCGCAATTAAAAATTAAATCGATTCAAAAAGCGATCACTGACTTTAAAAAATCACCCGCCGCATTTAGACCTGTACCGCAATCAAAATTTTAA
- a CDS encoding SPFH domain-containing protein, which produces MSAGTIIVIAFLAFVAITIFKGVRIVPQGYKWIVQRLGKYHTTLGPGLNFVIPYIDEVAYKVTTKDIVLDIPSQEVITKDNAVLLMNAVAYINLTTPEKAVYGIENYTWAIQNMVQTSLRSIVGEMDLDDALSSRDHIKAKLKAAISEDIADWGITLKTVEIQDIKPSHTMQTAMEEQAAAERQRRATVTKADGEKQAAILEADGRLEASRRDAEAQVVLAESSQRAIEMVTSAVGDKEIPVAYLLGEQYVKAMQDMAKSNNAKTVVLPADIMNTIRGVMGRNP; this is translated from the coding sequence ATGTCTGCTGGCACTATTATTGTTATTGCGTTTTTGGCTTTTGTCGCCATCACCATTTTTAAAGGTGTACGTATTGTTCCACAAGGTTATAAGTGGATCGTGCAACGCTTGGGTAAATACCACACCACTTTGGGTCCAGGTTTAAACTTTGTTATTCCGTATATTGATGAAGTAGCCTATAAAGTCACTACCAAAGACATTGTATTGGATATTCCTTCACAAGAAGTGATTACCAAAGATAATGCGGTGCTCCTCATGAATGCCGTGGCATATATCAATCTGACTACACCTGAAAAAGCGGTGTATGGTATTGAAAACTATACATGGGCAATTCAAAACATGGTGCAAACCTCACTGCGTTCAATTGTCGGTGAAATGGATCTCGATGATGCTTTATCTTCACGTGATCATATTAAAGCAAAACTCAAAGCTGCTATTTCAGAGGATATTGCTGATTGGGGGATTACCTTAAAAACGGTTGAAATCCAAGATATTAAACCTTCACATACCATGCAAACAGCAATGGAAGAACAAGCTGCGGCTGAACGTCAACGTCGTGCGACGGTGACTAAAGCCGATGGTGAAAAACAAGCGGCTATTTTAGAAGCGGATGGTCGTCTGGAAGCCTCGCGTCGTGATGCTGAAGCACAAGTGGTTTTGGCTGAATCATCGCAACGTGCCATCGAAATGGTCACTTCTGCGGTCGGTGATAAAGAAATTCCTGTGGCTTACTTGTTGGGTGAGCAATATGTAAAAGCCATGCAGGATATGGCGAAATCGAACAATGCCAAAACAGTAGTGTTACCTGCCGATATTATGAATACCATCCGTGGTGTCATGGGGCGTAATCCATAA